The DNA sequence GAAGGCCGCCCGCCGCGACGCGCGACGCAGGACGGCCAGGACCGCCGGCCCCAGCACGAGGATCGCGACGGCGTTGGTGATCGCGCGGCCGGTGTCCCAGCCGAGCGTCGAGGTCAGGACGGTGAAGACGGCGAACCGGTGCAGGTTGTCCAGCACCGGCGCGCCGGGCACGTAGCCGAGGCCCGCGGTGGCACCGCCGAGCGACGAGCCGGCGAGGAACGGCCACGACCACAGGCTCATCAGCAGCCCGAAGAGGTACGCCGCGAAGACGCCGTACACCACGAGCAGGGCGATTTCCGCCTTCCCGCGGGCGCGCGGCAGCAGCCCGGCCCCGAGCCCGATGAGCGACGAGGCGAGCATCTGGAACGGCAACCACGGCCCGACGCCCGCGGTCAGCAGCGCCGAGGTGAACAGCGACGTCGAGCCGAGAACGAACCCGAACCCGGGCCCGAACACCCGCCCGGCGAGCACGAGCAGGAAGAACACCAGCTCGATCCCCCCGGTCCCGGCCCCGAGCGGCCGCAGCCCGGCGTTCACCGCGGACAGGACACCGAGCAGCGCCAGCGCTTTCGCATCGATTCCACCGCGCGACAGCTCGGCCAGCACGACGAGGATCAGCACGGGCAGGGTCGCCATGAAGACGAACGGCGCATCGACGGTGTGCGCGGACGCGCTCGGCGCGGGGTGCGCGAAGAGCGGCCAGCAGAACATGACAAGGCCGAGCACCGCCGCCACGGTGAGCACCAGCGCGGGACGCGGGCGGAGACGGATGGCCCGGGGCGGCGGGTCGAGGAAACCGGTCACATCAGCACCTGGCACGAAGTCGCGCGGGACCGCGCCCACCCACCGACACCGGCTCGCGAATCGACCGGCGAGGCGGAGGTGCGCGAAGCGGCTCCCGGCGCGCTCACGCACCACGCGGGGTCGACGCGCGGCCACCCGCACGAACTTGCGCGAGACCGCGCCCACCCGCCGACACCGGCTCGCGAGCCGACCAGCGGCGCGAAGCTGCGCGAGGGCGCAGCAGGCGAGCGACGTCGAGTGGCGGTCGTCACGACAGGGCTTCCGCTACTTCGTCCACCGTCAGCCACTCCTGCGGTGCCAGCACCTTCGCCACCTGCGGCGCGAACGCCGGGGACGCGACGATGACCTCCTTCGTCGGGCCGTCCGCCACCACCTCGCCCTCCGCCATGACCACCACTCGGTGGGCCACCGACGCCACGAACTCGACGTCGTGGGTGGCCAGCACTATCGCGTGGTCCTGCGAGGCCAGCTCTCGCAGGATCGCCGCGAAGCGCCGTTTGGCGTGGTAGTCGAGGCCGCGCGTCGGCTCGTCGAGCAGGACCACCGGGGGTGCCGCCGCCAGCTGGACGGCCAGCACCAACGCCAGTCGCTGCCCTTCGGACAGGTCGCCGGGGTGCGCTTCACCGGCGATCGCGGGGGCCAGGCGGTCCAGCAGTGCCCTCGCCGTGCCTGCCGCGGCCCCGGATTCGGTGTCGGCCTGTGCGCACTCGGCGTCGACCGAATCGAGGTACAGCAGATCGGCGGGTGACTGCGGGACCAGCCCCACACGCTGACGGGCCGCTCTCGGCTTGAGCGACGCAGGATCCACACCGCCGACGTCGACCTTCCCCGCCAACCTCGGCCCGCTGCCCTGCACCGCCCAGAGAAGCGACGACTTGCCGGAGCCGTTGCGTCCCATCAGCGTGACGATTTCCCCCGGCCCGACGCGCAGGTCCACCCCACGCACCGCCAGGACATCTCCGTAGCGGACCACCACCCCTCTCACATCCAGTGCTCGACCGGTCACCGAGAGGGTACGACCCACCACCGACAATTTCGGACGATGTGACTGAAGCCGCGAGCGCAGCGGCCCCGCGACCCGCCGCGCGTCCCGCACCGACAGCGGCAACGGCGACCAGCCCGCGAGCCGCCCCAGCTCGACGATCGGGGGCGCGATCTCCGCCGTCGCGAGGATCTCCGACGGCGGCCCGGACCGCACCGAGCCGTCGCCCGGCAGGTACAACAGCC is a window from the Amycolatopsis sp. NBC_00355 genome containing:
- a CDS encoding ECF transporter S component: MTGFLDPPPRAIRLRPRPALVLTVAAVLGLVMFCWPLFAHPAPSASAHTVDAPFVFMATLPVLILVVLAELSRGGIDAKALALLGVLSAVNAGLRPLGAGTGGIELVFFLLVLAGRVFGPGFGFVLGSTSLFTSALLTAGVGPWLPFQMLASSLIGLGAGLLPRARGKAEIALLVVYGVFAAYLFGLLMSLWSWPFLAGSSLGGATAGLGYVPGAPVLDNLHRFAVFTVLTSTLGWDTGRAITNAVAILVLGPAVLAVLRRASRRAAFDAPVSFDQERVNPS
- a CDS encoding ABC transporter ATP-binding protein, which encodes MIEFSQVTVTYPDALAPVLSDVSLLVEEGELCLVAGPTGVGKSTFLGAINGLVPHFTGGRLAGRVLIDGLDTSSHPPRELAAVVGVVGQDPLAGFVTDTVEEELAYAMEQLAVAPDVMRKRVEETLDLLGIAELRHRPLRTLSGGQQQRVAIGSVLTAHPRVLVLDEPTSALDPTAAEEVLAAITRLVHDLGTTVVVAEHRMERVVQYADRLLYLPGDGSVRSGPPSEILATAEIAPPIVELGRLAGWSPLPLSVRDARRVAGPLRSRLQSHRPKLSVVGRTLSVTGRALDVRGVVVRYGDVLAVRGVDLRVGPGEIVTLMGRNGSGKSSLLWAVQGSGPRLAGKVDVGGVDPASLKPRAARQRVGLVPQSPADLLYLDSVDAECAQADTESGAAAGTARALLDRLAPAIAGEAHPGDLSEGQRLALVLAVQLAAAPPVVLLDEPTRGLDYHAKRRFAAILRELASQDHAIVLATHDVEFVASVAHRVVVMAEGEVVADGPTKEVIVASPAFAPQVAKVLAPQEWLTVDEVAEALS